One part of the Deinococcus aquiradiocola genome encodes these proteins:
- the ribH gene encoding 6,7-dimethyl-8-ribityllumazine synthase, translated as MNRIEANLLATDLKFAVVSTRWNHLIVDRLVEGAELAFVQHGGRTENLNHYLAPGSYEVPLIARKLAESGRYDAVVCLGAVIKGDTDHYDFVAGGAATGILNTSLHTGVPVAFGVLTTDTVEQALNRAGIKAGNKGAEAVLAMIETVNLLRQIG; from the coding sequence ATGAACCGAATTGAAGCCAACCTGCTCGCCACCGACCTGAAGTTCGCCGTCGTCAGCACCCGCTGGAATCACCTGATCGTGGACCGGCTGGTGGAGGGCGCGGAGCTGGCGTTCGTGCAGCACGGCGGACGGACGGAGAACCTCAATCACTACCTCGCGCCCGGCAGTTACGAGGTGCCGCTGATCGCTCGGAAACTCGCGGAGTCCGGCAGGTACGACGCCGTGGTCTGCCTGGGGGCCGTCATCAAGGGCGACACGGACCACTACGATTTCGTGGCGGGCGGCGCGGCGACTGGCATCCTGAACACCAGCCTGCATACGGGCGTCCCGGTGGCGTTCGGGGTGCTGACGACCGACACGGTCGAGCAGGCCCTGAACCGCGCCGGGATCAAGGCCGGGAACAAGGGCGCGGAGGCGGTCCTGGCGATGATCGAGACGGTGAATCTGCTGCGTCAGATCGGCTGA